In Phyllostomus discolor isolate MPI-MPIP mPhyDis1 chromosome 3, mPhyDis1.pri.v3, whole genome shotgun sequence, a single genomic region encodes these proteins:
- the LOC118499389 gene encoding proline-rich protein 36-like, producing the protein MGRTHREERVSSPDSPGHVGSGQLPPPSPTQPPVLYSSAFAPRHGRTARACPRHRLRVPNLILRSSGCCREPPYSLLPPGPLQKSRNPASKGARPPALPPPLLLSPRLRLLFPGRPPGPLEPSASAAFSPPLAPPARPVLASRLPLCVSSPSSCCSSSSRSSLLDAPPLSAGGSGAASPLLPQPLVCFFLLLLLLKRSLWPQIATRLPPSAPSSPSLLPPKSEAQARDAHPGASCSASWHMAGKNAGRAPFQAVVIIKERALMRQFVSASIHLGSLIRGCLWDLLWSQESKKERYGINLKVILLLFLHATCFSDLGNAVIPGFSEGHHETNRLPRRAPSCWATQASSIECFILRTHCVDC; encoded by the exons ATGGGGAGGACACACAGGGAGGAACGGGTCAGCTCGCCGGACTCACCTGGTCATGTTGGCTCCGGGCAGCTGCCACCACCGTCTCCCACGCAGCCACCAGTACTTTACTCCAGCGCCTTTGCGCCCCGCCACGGCCGTACAGCCCGCGCCTGCCCAAGGCACCGCCTCCGGGTGCCCAATTTAATCCTGAGGAGCAGCGGCTGCTGCCGGGAGCCCCCTTATTCGCTGCTGCCTCCCGGCCCTC TCCAAAAATCCCGAAATCCAGCATCCAAAGGAGCGCgtccccccgccctccctccacccctactCCTTTCTCCTCGCCTCCGCCTCCTCTTCCCGGGCCGTCCTCCTGGCCCTTTGGAGCCCTCGGCTTCCGCGGCGTTTTCTCCTCCTCTTGCTCCTCCCGCTCGCCCTGTGCTCGCTTCTCGGCTGCCGCTGTgtgtctcctctccctcctcctgctgttcctcctcctcccgctcctcGCTCCTCGATGCTCCACCGCTCTCGGCCGGGGGGTCCGGGGCAGcgtctcctctcctccctcagcCTCTCGTTTgcttcttcctgctgctgcttcttttaaAGAGGAGTCTTTGGCCACAAATAGCAACTCGGCTGCCCCCCTCAGcgccttcctccccttctcttcttccccccaAAAGTGAAGCGCAAGCCAGAG ATGCACACCCGGGCGCTTCCTGCTCTGCATCCTGGCACATGGCAGGAAAAAATGCTGGTCGCGCCCCCTTTCAAGCAGTTGTAATAATAAAGGAGCGCGCCTTGATGAGACAGTTTGTGTCCGCCTCAATTCACCTTGGCAGTCTCATTCGAGGATGCTTGTGGGATCTACTTTGGAGTCAAGAGAGTAAGAAAGAGAGGTATGGAATCAATCTTAAGGTAATACTCTTGCTTTTCCTCCATGCAACTTGCTTTTCTGATCTTGGAAATGCAGTGATCCCTGGCTTTTCTGAAGGACACCATGAAACCAACCGTCTCCCTAGACGAGCACCCAGTTGTTGGGCCACACAAGCGTCATCCATAGAATGCTTTATCCTCAGAACACACTGTGTGGATTGTTAG